The Hemitrygon akajei unplaced genomic scaffold, sHemAka1.3 Scf000033, whole genome shotgun sequence genome includes a region encoding these proteins:
- the LOC140719885 gene encoding epidermal differentiation-specific protein-like — MSKIILYDEPDFKGQDKQFLDDVKDPAVENFTNTARSVRVIGRHWVVYAESNHKGHFKVFGQGDHGNLGDLDRKITSLRLVKEDLINPEIDLYRDVNYKGPSRNILETTDDLSRSGFKDLVSSHKVKQGVWILYMHTNQSGPRLITFQGDEWPDYRRFGWNDKLSSVRALQNSDLEV; from the coding sequence ATGAGTAAAATCATCCTGTACGATGAGCCCGACTTTAAAGGGCAGGACAAGCAATTTCTGGACGATGTGAAAGATCCTGCTGTTGAGAACTTCACTAATACTGCCCGCTCGGTCAGAGTGATTGGCCGGCACTGGGTGGTGTACGCCGAAAGCAATCACAAGGGGCATTTCAAGGTGTTTGGTCAAGGAGACCACGGAAACCTGGGCGATCTGGATCGGAAGATTACATCTTTGCGCCTGGTGAAGGAGGATTTGATCAACCCGGAGATCGATCTGTACCGAGACGTCAACTACAAGGGCCCGAGCCGCAACATTCTGGAAACGACGGATGATCTGTCGAGATCCGGCTTCAAAGACCTCGTCTCTTCCCATAAGGTGAAGCAAGGCGTGTGGATTCTGTACATGCACACCAACCAGAGCGGGCCGCGACTCATCACCTTCCAGGGTGACGAATGGCCCGACTATCGCCGGTTCGGTTGGAATGACAAGCTGTCTTCAGTCAGGGCCTTGCAGAACAGCGACCTCGAGGTTTGA